In the Profundibacter amoris genome, TCGCCTTTTCCACCGCCTGCACCATGGATTTATCCCAGACATTGATGGTTACCATGCGCGGTTCGGGCACATTCACCGTGCCCACCTGATTGATCGGCGTTTTCTGGCCGTAAGCCTCGACCATCACCGGCTCCAGCATCGAGGCCGAGGCCCGTCCGGTGCGCAAACTGGCAAATTCTGTGCGAAGCGACGCGAGCGCCCCTTCCATCCGGCGTTGAAGATCATCAAGGTCGATTTCGATTTCATCTGACATGGCTGTTCACTCTTTTCTTCGTTCCGCTTGTGGCGCGTTATCGCTAATATAGGGTTAACTATGAACCGTTGTATAGGTGCCTTCCCCGGCCAGAATACCGCGAAAGCCGCCTGGCTCGTCCAGCGAAAAGACAATGATCGGCAGGTTGTTGTCACGGGCAAGCGCAATCGCGCTGGCGTCCATCACGCCCAGATGTTTTTGCAGCACCTCGTCATAGGATACACGGTCATACCGCTTGGCATCGTCGAATTTCGCCGGATCCTTGTCGTAAACCCCGTCCACTTTGGTGCCCTTGAAGATCGCCTCGCAGGCCATTTCATTGGCGCGTAATGTGGCGGCGGTGTCGGTGGTGAAATAGGGGTTGCCGGTGCCCGCGGCAAAGATAACCACACGCTTTTTCTCAAGATGGCGCACGGCGCGACGGCGGATATAAGGCTCGCAGACCTGATCCATCGGAATGGCACTGATCACGCGGGTGAACACACCAAGGCTCTCCAGCGCGGCCTGCATCGCCAGCGCGTTCATCACAGTGGCCAGCATGCCCATATAGTCGGCCGTGGTGCGCTCCATCCCCTGCGCCGAGCCTTGCAGCCCGCGAAAGATGTTGCCGCCACCGATGACCATGCAAATCTCGGTGCCCATATCATGTACCGATTTGACTTCACGGGCGATGCGCTCGACCGTGGGCGGGTGCAGGCCATAGCCTTGATCGCCCATCAGTGCCTCGCCGGAAATTTTTAGCATAACCCGTTTGAAGGCCGGTTTTTCGCCTTCTGTGTCGGTTGTATTGTCGCTGTCGTTCATGCTGATTTGCCCCCGCAGAAATCTTGGTGTTTGCGTTTTGGTTAAAATGTCGCAAAAAGCGGGGGGGTTCAACGGCAAACCGTGAAAGGGGCGGCATTTGGTCGATATTAATTCCATACCGGCAGATATGCCCGTTTTGATCGCGGGGCCGACGGCCTCGGGCAAGTCGGCGCTGGCGCTACAGATCGCGCAAAACAGCGGCGGGGTGATCATCAACGCCGATGCCTTGCAGGTGTTTGACGGCTGGCGGGTGCTGACCGCACGCCCCGATGATGCCGATCTGGCCCGTGCGCCGCATCTGCTCTATGGCCACGTTCCGTTTGATGCGGATTATTCTGTCGGGCAC is a window encoding:
- the pyrH gene encoding UMP kinase, yielding MNDSDNTTDTEGEKPAFKRVMLKISGEALMGDQGYGLHPPTVERIAREVKSVHDMGTEICMVIGGGNIFRGLQGSAQGMERTTADYMGMLATVMNALAMQAALESLGVFTRVISAIPMDQVCEPYIRRRAVRHLEKKRVVIFAAGTGNPYFTTDTAATLRANEMACEAIFKGTKVDGVYDKDPAKFDDAKRYDRVSYDEVLQKHLGVMDASAIALARDNNLPIIVFSLDEPGGFRGILAGEGTYTTVHS